The sequence CCCGTCGCTCGACAAGTACCTCAACGTGGTCCGGAACGACGGTGGCACCGTCGAGTCCCTGGACGTGTGGGGCAAGCGTCGTCTTGCCTACGAGGTCAAGAAGAACGCCGAGGGCATCTACGCTCTGGTGAACCTCACCGCCGAGCCGGCGACCGTCAAGGAGCTGGACCGCCAGCTGACCCTGAACGAGTCGATCCTGCGCACCAAGGTCATCCGCCCGTCCAAGTGACGCGCGGCTGATCCCCGTTGCGGCGACCGGCATCCGGTCCTCACCGAAATTGTCGGGGCTCCCTGCTTAGGTAGGGGCTATCGCTGCAACAACGATCGGAACTAGGGAGACACCATGGCAGGCGAGACCACACTCACCGTGATCGGCAACCTCACTGACGACCCGGAGCTGCGTTTCACGCCCTCCGGCGCGGCGGTGGCCAACTTCACGGTGGCCTCGACCCCGCGCACGTTCAACAAGCAGACGAACGCGTGGGATGACGGCGAAACGCTGTTCCTGCGGTGCTCGATCTGGCGTCAGGCCGCCGAGAACGTGGCCGAGTCCCTCACCCGAGGCACTCGCGTCATCGTCTCGGGTCGCCTCAAGGCCCGTTCGTACGAGACTCGCGAAGGCGAGAAGCGTACGGTCATGGAGCTTGAGGTCGACGAGATCGGTCCGTCGCTGACCTGGGCAACTGCCAAGGTCACCCGTGCAAGCCGCTCCGGCGGTGGCGCGGGCGGTGGCTTCGGTGGTGGCGGCCAGCAGGCTGCTCCCGCCAACGACCCGTGGGCAACTCCGGCTCAGTCGGCTCCGGCCGCTGCAGCCAACGACCCGTGGGCGACTCCGGGCGCGAGCAACGACGAACCCCCGTTCTGATCCACAACCCATCACCTCAACCATTCCGACTTCGGTCGGGCTTCTAGAAAGGAAGCACCACAATGGCCAAGGCAGTGATTCGCAAGCCCAAGAAGAAGGTTTGCCAGTTCTGCAAGGAGAAGGCGACTGGCGTCGACTACAAGGACGCCAACCTCCTTCGCAAGTTCATCTCCGACCGCGGCAAGATCCGCGCCCGTCGCGTCACCGGTTGCTGCGTGCAGCACCAGCGCGACGTTGCGATCGCCGTCAAGAACGCGCGTGAGGTAGCCCTGCTGCCGTACACGTCCACCGGTCGCTGAGAGGAGGCACCACCATGGCGAAGATCATCCTGACCCAGGAAGTGTCCGGTCTCGGCTCCGCTGGCGATGTCATCGAGGTCAAGGACGGGTACGCCCGCAACTTCCTGCTCCCGCAGGGCCACGCCATCGCGTGGACCCGTGGCGCGGAGAAGGAAGTCGAGTCGATCAAGGCGGCCCGCAAGGCCCGCTCGGCTCGCGACCTCGGCCACGCTGGCGAGATCAAGGCGAAGCTTGAGGCTGCTCCGGTGGCCGTCAAGGTTCGCGCGGGCAAGGACGGCCGTCTCTTCGGCGCCGTCACCGTTGCTGACATCGCCGGCGCCCTCGAGGCGTCGACGGGCGAGGCGATCGACAAGCGTGCCATCGCTGTCGGCGCCGCGATCAAGTCGCTCGGCGCCCACTCGG comes from Nocardioides baekrokdamisoli and encodes:
- a CDS encoding single-stranded DNA-binding protein yields the protein MAGETTLTVIGNLTDDPELRFTPSGAAVANFTVASTPRTFNKQTNAWDDGETLFLRCSIWRQAAENVAESLTRGTRVIVSGRLKARSYETREGEKRTVMELEVDEIGPSLTWATAKVTRASRSGGGAGGGFGGGGQQAAPANDPWATPAQSAPAAAANDPWATPGASNDEPPF
- the rpsF gene encoding 30S ribosomal protein S6, translating into MRAYELLVILDPSTDERTVAPSLDKYLNVVRNDGGTVESLDVWGKRRLAYEVKKNAEGIYALVNLTAEPATVKELDRQLTLNESILRTKVIRPSK
- the rpsR gene encoding 30S ribosomal protein S18, producing MAKAVIRKPKKKVCQFCKEKATGVDYKDANLLRKFISDRGKIRARRVTGCCVQHQRDVAIAVKNAREVALLPYTSTGR
- the rplI gene encoding 50S ribosomal protein L9 — protein: MAKIILTQEVSGLGSAGDVIEVKDGYARNFLLPQGHAIAWTRGAEKEVESIKAARKARSARDLGHAGEIKAKLEAAPVAVKVRAGKDGRLFGAVTVADIAGALEASTGEAIDKRAIAVGAAIKSLGAHSVAVKLHDEVSAQVSLNVVSA